CGACCTTCACATCATCAAACGAGACGCGCTGCAGAAAGTCCTCGAGTTTTACGCCAACTTCGCAAACCACTTCGCCCGAAACCTGGTTCTCACGTACAACCTGAGGAAGAGGGTGAGTCGCTGCTCGTTGTTCTGACTCTGggtcacgtgtgtgtgtctgtgtgtgtgtgtgtgtgtgtgtgtgtgtgtgtgtgtgtgtgtgtgagtgagagtcaAGTTGTGAACTCAGCGCTCTGTCATTGTAAACCTCTGCACTGTTTGCTCTACCAACACCACACCTGCTTGAGAACGAGCAGCTTACATAAAGTCttcagacaacacacacactctcacacacacacacacacacagacacacacacacacacacacacacacatccagatcACTTATTCTGAGGGGAACAACCATCAGCGTCGACCTCGACAACACAAAAGTTGATGGAAACATCggaataaataaaatctaaaaatattacAATCCAGAAAGATTTCTGAAAACTAAAAAGGTGAAGATTATTTAAGCACGTTATAAAAAGCCTGAAGTATGTGTTTAGTGTTTAATGTCAAAATAGAACCACAGAACCAGCAGGTTTAAAAAGTCTGATCCCTGAAGAAAACTGAGAATAAGACGTCAGAcagtaaatgtttatttattctgttttgacCTGATGGAAGATGATTCAGCGCCGTTACATTTATCTACACCTGGATTCATAAAGTTTCTTCAGCTGCGTCACTTAACGAGCCCTTGAGCCTGACGGTGGATTTAATAAAACCTTTATTGATCCAGACAATCAATGAACTGATTTACAGATTTCCTCCGATCCATTAAGTCTGAGTCGTTACCTATCGGCTCCTTTAAACACGGAACAATAAACACCTGAGCAGATGTTTCTCACATCTGTTTTCAGAAAACACTCACAGCAtctcagaggaagtgaagaaacGTGTACAGATGAGTTCGTGTTCCGCTCCGGTTCTCTGAACATCGTGTGCACGTCATAGAACCACACGAGTCACTCAGGTAACCACAGCCTCTTAAAATCAAgcagagaaaaaactaaaacatcccctggaaataaagatggacgactccCAAAagcgtcttgatcgccccctggtgtctggctgcagtaacGGTCATTaacttcctcctccatgttaacagatgggacatggaccaaactacaaaataaagtAGATGTTAATAAAAGTTTGTCGAAGAGGGTTTCAGGTTGTTCTTTCTCCAAAGTGTTTGTGAtcagtttgttttgaatcagttatttcaaGATAGTAAACCAGGTTTTCTCTTTCAGGACGTGTTAGTGGTCGATGAGAAGGTTCCAGGGACCCTTTAGTATTTTCCAAGACTTGTTTGGGTTGAAATGATCATTGAAGAGCTTCTATTGATGGTTTTAGAAGGTTTTGTTGTCAATAAGAAGGTTCTACTTGTCTTCTAGGAGGCTATGGTGGATAGTAAGAAGGTTCTAGAGCTTCTCTAGAAGGTTCTGTTGGTCTTATCAAGGTTGTAATGGTCATTTACAAGGTTCTACCTGCAGCTTTTTAGGTAATGGGAGGTTGTGGAGGTCAGTGAGGAGGTTTAACAGATCTGAGTTCATCCGGCCgacacacaaatgaataaacaagAAACCGATGGACAGAAGAGAAAACTACCGAAAGTTCATAAATCAgactgtttcttttattttgaaacattttgacattgtttgtatttgattgTCTCACGTTTGAAGGATGAATGAAGTGTTTTcaataagataaaatattttttacttcaaataaaatcaGATGAAAAACAGACTGAGATTGAACTGTTTGTATGGAATGGAAGAttttggtgaaaataaaatatgagttccaaaaaaaaagaaaagaaactgaggACGTTGATTAGAGCGGAAACCTGATGGTgaagtgttcctggtctctctctctctgtctctctgtctctctcttcctccctcttcctctctctctctctcttcctctctctctctctctctctctctctctctctctctctctctgtctctctcttcccccctctctctctctctctctctctctctctctctctctctctgctgtaaaTCGATGTGAAGCCATCGTGTCTTGTTCTGCTTCGCGGTGCAATAATGGCGTTGTTGaagatctgcagcagcagcagctctcaccTCCAAACCCTCAGACGCTTTCATGCTCATCTGATAGTTTGAGCTCATCACACTCAGCAGCACTGAGACAAATATCTGGTCTCAGTCTGAACGAGACTTTTAGTGTCCTTCAGAGTcagtaaatgataaatgatgaattcaTTCCGCTCTCCCCATATTTGTCCTCAGGAAAATTTGAGAGAagtctcatgtctcatgtctcaGTCTCAGTCTCATGTCTCAGTCTCATGTCTCAGTCTCagtctcatgtctcatgtctcagtctcagtctcatgtctcatgtctctgtctcagtctcatgtctcatgtctctgtctcatgtctcatgtctcagtctcatgtctcatgtctcaGTCTCATGTCTCagtctcatgtctcatgtctcagtctcagtctcagtctcatgtctcatgtctcatgtctcaGTCTCATGTCTCAGTCTCagtctcatgtctcatgtctcatgtctcaGTCTCATGTCTCagtctcatgtctcatgtctcagtctcatgtctcatgtctcagtctcatgtctcatgtctcatgtATCTCAGCGCTCACAGTAAAGATTCACCTGAACACTGATGCTCTTCTCTTCTTTGACCTCTGAACTTTCATAATTTACACAATTACATAACAAATATAAGAACGTCTGCTCACACCGTCATTAACATCCTGATCTCATTCCTGTTCCCCACATGGAGACACCAGGAAGTGCCCGTTAGCGCCACCTGGATGAGATGAAACATGGCTTCCTGCAGGTTAAAGGTTGTAATGACTGTGGGTTCATCACAGTCTCAGCCTGCGGTGAATTAAAAACAGCTGAACAGAATTAGTTCTCTCACGTTCTGCGTTCCTCTGTTCTCATCACCTCTGTGAGCTCTGAGATGGAACCGTGCTGACTCGTTCACACGATCCAATTTCATCAGAGCTCGGTCAGGAGCTTCCTGATTGGCTCAGGGCTCCACATACTGATGACACGGCCGGGGGGGAAAGCCTCTGATCGCTGCTGCAGAATAACGAGTCGCTCAGCTGCCGTCAGCGTCCGCGGAGGTCAAACACTCCCTCAACGCCGTTAAGAATCATTTATCTGATGCTTTGACCACACGTTGAGTCACAGCGAGGTCGGCCGTCACGTGACCTTGGATGGATTCTTGGAGCTGTCtttctgtatttatgtttgtgatgaTGTGTACGGGTCGTGTGTGTCACTGTCCTCGGGGACAGAAAAGACGACCTTAACCTCACTTAACCTTTATTCTGCTGTTGTAGTTTTTAATTCTTCTATCACTGAGTTTTTCTTTATTGGTTGTGAGATGTGCTTTATAAGTAAAGATgtgatgtattattattaaagcaTCTATTTGATTTGACTTTAATTGTTACTGCATGTTGTGAATGAAGGATCGAATCCTCTGCCTCTCACTGACAGCTCCTCTTAACACGGGGCTGAACAGGCCTCTGTGAAATACAGTCAATCCTGAAGCTCTCAAACACAACCAGCTCCTCCCAGTCAGGaggtttctctgtctcctcccgtCACAGACGTGTCAGTGTAAGAATCAGTGAACAAGACGTGAACTGTGGGAGCTGAGTCACTGCAGGAGTGAAcgagagggggaggagcagagactcTATTTGTgttcacaggaagtgaaactatTCTACAGTCACTGGCAGCAGGTGAAATGGCGCAGCAAGAAATTCAACTGGACAGAGAAAGATTCTCTTGTTCGATCTGTCTGGATCTACTGAAGGATCCAGTGACTATTGGCTGTggacacagctactgtatgaGCTGTATTAAAACCCACTGGGACAATGAGGATCAGAGAGGAATCTACAGATGTCCTCAGTGTAGAGAGATCTTCACACTGAGGCCTGTCCTGGTGAAAAACATCCTGATAGCTGAtttagtggaggagctgaagaagactggactccaagctgctcctgctgatcaCTGCTATGCTGGACCTGAAGATGTGGCCTGTGACGTCTGCACTGGGAGAAAACTCAAAGCTCTCAAgtcctgtttggtttgtttggcctcttattgtgaaaaacacctCCAGCCTCATTTTCAGTCACCTCCGTTAAAGAAGCACAAGCTGGTGGAGCCCTCCGAGAAGCTCCAGGAGAACATCTGCTCTCGTCACGATGAGGTGATGAAGATGTTCTGCCGCACTGATCAGCAGTGTAtctgttatctctgctctgtggatcAACATAAAGACCACgacacagtcacagctgcagcagaaaggactgagaggcagagagagctcgGGCCGAGGAGACAAACGATccagcagagactccaggacagagagaaagatgtgaagctgcttcaacaggaggaggaggccgtcaaccgctctgctgataaagcagtggaggacagtgagaagatcttcactgagctgatccgtctgctggagaaaagaagctctgatgtgaagcagcagatcagatcccagcaggaaactgaagtgagtcgagtcaaagagcttcaggagaaactggagcaggagatcactgagctgaagaggagagacgatgaactgaagcagctctcacacacagaggatcacaTCCAGTTTCTACTCAACTACCCcccctcactgtcactcagTGAATCTACACACTCATCCAGCATCAGGATCCGTCCTCTGAGGTACTTTGAGgacgtgacagcagctgtgtcacaggtcagaggtcgactaCAGGACAttctgagtgagacagagacaaagattttacagattgtGTCTCAAGTGGATGTTTTACTGCCACAACCAGAGCCCAAGACCAGAGCTGACTTCTTCAAATATTCACAGGAAATCACActggatccaaacacagcaaacaaatgtctgttattatctgagggaaacagaaaagtgacatTAGTGAGTGAAGAACAGTTTTATCCTGATCATCCAGACAGATTCACTGATTGGCCTCAGGTCCTGAGTAGAGAGAGTCTGACTGGACGTTGTtactgggaggtggagagagaaggaggagtttATGTAGCAGTCACATACAAGAATATCAACAGAGCAGGGTCACGTGACTGTATATTTGGATTCAATGATAAATCTTGGATGTTAGATTGTTGTGGAAACAGTTATATCTTCTATCACAACAGCATCCAGACTCCAGTGTCAGGTCCTCCGTCCTCCAGAGTAGGAGTGTACCTGGATCACAGTGCAGGTGTTCTGTCCTTCTACAGCGTCTCTGACTCCAtgactctcctccacagagtccagaccACATTCACTCAGCCTCTCTATGCTGGAGTTCGGGTTTATAATTATGGATCCTCAGCTGAGTTGTGTAAACTCAAATAGTCTGGAGTctttaaaagcagtgatttagattctgtgtttaaatcttgaacttcttttgtctccatgtttgttgctCAAAGTTCGTCGTGGTGACGTTTCTGCTCCGcacagagatcagctgtcaatcaaacactggccctccttcatcccagatgttcagtctcactttgtaaagacagaatctataatgacactgacatgaatgtgtttgaaagaactaatgttgctgttgttttctgaatcAATGTAGAAATAAGCTTCTGGGATGTTTTAGAACCTGTATTGATCCTGATCATAATCAATGAGCtgattatttgttcttttcttttcctcctgtgagaTGGAGGTGAAACAAACTGACTGTGTGGATGAAGTGAATGTTTCCATGAGATCAAGAGTCATTGAACCGACTCTACTGATGAAACGTGTGAACAAACTGAAGGTTTGAATAAAGAATAACgttgtttcatatatttgtctcttctctttatttcggagcgtggtctttcagtttcagatcgagacttattgatttcacaacAAATGTCATAATGCTCTCTTTGAAACCCAGCTCTTGTACTCAAACGTTCCCCGTTTGTGCTCGGACTTGCTCTTCTCCTCATGCTGCTTCTTCAATCATCATTCAAAGCTCTAAATCCAAAAGGTTCTAacttaataaatcatttaaatattattgatcACTGTTTAGAAAATTCAGGCATTTGTGTTGGTTCAAGGGGGCGGAGCCaggatttaaattttaatggCGGTTTCATCACGTGAACGGTTCGATGTTTTGAACAATGCATAGTTCCAGATGAGGAGGGGCTCTGCTGAGGACCAATCTAGTCCTTCAGTGTTTTAACTAAGAACAAGTTCAATGGAACTAAAGTTAAAGGAACAAAGTCATCAACAACCCAAACGTGTCAACATGTATTATACAACCAACATCGAATCAAAGTTGTGATCTAGTCTTCATCGTAAAGTGCTGCTCCTCTTACCGGACTGTGAAGCAGCTTGATAagcctccatcttcttcataCTTTGAAACACAGTCAGCTCTGTTCTCTCCGTTTATTTCCTCACTCTCTTCCCTTCACATCACAACTTGGAGATGAACCAACATGTGGTGATGTGCCAGAGCCGACAGGAGCTCAGAGTTCCACTTCTAACACAGAGCAACTCAGACGCTCATTATCACTGAGAGGTGAAATGATGCAGAGAGAATTCCATTTAAACATGTTCAAACTATTTTCCAAGGAATGAATGGCTCTAGATAAATATACAAATCCAGCCTCTGTAGGAGGCTCTTCTCTCACATgacagtttgtctctgttttcaaatgtctctAAAACTAAAGGAACAAAGTCGTCAACAAACCCAAAGTAGTTGAACCAAGTCTTTTTTGTAAAGTGCTGCTTCTCTTCCTGGAATGTGGAAAAGCCTGATAAAGCTCCGTCTTCGTACACACCCAGTTCTACTGTGTCCATACATTTCCTCACTGCAGCTTTGTTGGGTTCTGGGTTTGTCGGTTGGGCTGTAAGTTGGGTTGTGAGTTGGTCAGTTGGTTGGGTTGTGGTTAGTTTTTTATGTCAGTTGTTGGGCTGTTGGTTGATTTGTGGTCTGTGACTTGTGTTGTGCTCTGCTCCACGTGGCGTCACAATAAtgttattaatgactttgcctcacacggggcaccaaaaatgttgtgattatgtactttccctcggCGGGGTACGAtgaaatggtgtgcttttgggcattcaataaatgtggctatcagagaactatgaaatattaaaaatattaatctcaaataataattcaactgataaaagataaatcggggcaccacccttaaaagggagggagaagaaaaccaatttattgaataagtctcatgaaattactgactacaaatttggaactctgattaataattaaataaataactgtaacCAAagttaccacatcaatagctggTGTAACCCACATAAAAAATCAGGTCACTAACCCTGTATATGTCATTTAGACACTCAGTTCATCTCCTGTAGGGGGCGGTGTTTTCCCATGAGCCTAAGACAGGTATCGCGTGAAGAagtctgcacctgtgtgtgaCGCAGTTCCCTCTAAAACCACGaagcaaacagtagcagacagtagcaaacagtagcaaactgtagcagactgcagcaaacagtagcaaactgtagcagactgcagcagacagtagcagacagtagcaaacagtagcagacagtagcaaacagtagcaaactgtagcagactgtagcaaacagtagcaaactgtagcagactgcagcagacagtagcagacagtagcaaacagtagcagacagtagcagacagtagcaaacagtagcagactgcagcaaacagtagcaaactgtagcagactgcagcagacagtagcagacagtagcaaacagtagcagacagtagcagacagtagcaaactgtagcagacagtagcaaactgtagcagacagtagcaaactgtagcagacagtagcagactgtagcagacagtagcagactgtagcagacagtagcagacagtagcaaacagtagcagacagtagcagacagtagcaaactgtagcagacagtagcaaactgtagcagacagtagcagactgtagcaaactgtagcagacagtagcaaactgtagcagactgtagcaaactgtagcagactgtagcagactgtagcaaacagtagcaaactgtagcagactgtagcaaacagtagcaaactgtagcaaactgtagcagacagtagcagactgtagcagacagtagcagacagtagcaaactgtagcaaactgtagcagacagtagcaaactgtagcagactgtagcaaactgtagcagactgtagcaaacagtagcaaactgtagcagactgtagcaaactgtagcagactgcagcagacagtagcaaacagtagcaaactgtagcagactgtagcaaacagtagcagacagtagcaaacagtagcagacagtagcagacagtagcaaactgtagcagactgtagcaaacagtagcagacagtagcaaacagtagcagacagtagcaaactgtagcagactgtagcaaactgtagcagacagtagcaaacagtagcagacagtagcaaactgtagcagacagtagcaaacagtagcagacagtagcaaactgtagcagactgtagcagactgtagcagactgtagcaaactgtagcagacagtagcaaactgtagcaaactgtagcagactgtagcaaacagtagcaaactgtagcagactgtagcagactgtagcag
This is a stretch of genomic DNA from Paralichthys olivaceus isolate ysfri-2021 chromosome 8, ASM2471397v2, whole genome shotgun sequence. It encodes these proteins:
- the LOC138411091 gene encoding tripartite motif-containing protein 16-like, producing the protein MAQQEIQLDRERFSCSICLDLLKDPVTIGCGHSYCMSCIKTHWDNEDQRGIYRCPQCREIFTLRPVLVKNILIADLVEELKKTGLQAAPADHCYAGPEDVACDVCTGRKLKALKSCLVCLASYCEKHLQPHFQSPPLKKHKLVEPSEKLQENICSRHDEVMKMFCRTDQQCICYLCSVDQHKDHDTVTAAAERTERQRELGPRRQTIQQRLQDREKDVKLLQQEEEAVNRSADKAVEDSEKIFTELIRLLEKRSSDVKQQIRSQQETEVSRVKELQEKLEQEITELKRRDDELKQLSHTEDHIQFLLNYPPSLSLSESTHSSSIRIRPLRYFEDVTAAVSQVRGRLQDILSETETKILQIVSQVDVLLPQPEPKTRADFFKYSQEITLDPNTANKCLLLSEGNRKVTLVSEEQFYPDHPDRFTDWPQVLSRESLTGRCYWEVEREGGVYVAVTYKNINRAGSRDCIFGFNDKSWMLDCCGNSYIFYHNSIQTPVSGPPSSRVGVYLDHSAGVLSFYSVSDSMTLLHRVQTTFTQPLYAGVRVYNYGSSAELCKLK